Proteins found in one Larimichthys crocea isolate SSNF chromosome I, L_crocea_2.0, whole genome shotgun sequence genomic segment:
- the mcf2a gene encoding proto-oncogene DBL isoform X2, whose product MASNTMADCFYRRGIPKMRRSPASFPGNLHLVLVLRPTSFFHRTVTDIGFRFSQEDFMLKMPVVMLSSVTDLLRYIDENQLTSEFGGTLDYCHSDWIVLRTAIESFAVTVKDIAQMLQGFGTELAETDMPDEGKAIEYLLESHTDKYRKLKDAIRSVSKEGRHLLLSLETSGKEGDSQWDVRLDWETVQRLLAQLRDMESAFDGFFEKHHLKLHQYLQLLRYEQSFQEMEMCLDHLMTQEKELLISVDTLGQTEQALKRLDSLESNAKEVMARAQIIILHGHQLSASHHYAMALIIQRCNELRHYCDTLNAALKTKHTRLLQTHQLLLCLRQAQTWCDDGAYLLANQLVDKFQSKEGAQAALREIERFLEGAPSLLNSGPDILAIEYEAVITPQLQAQIGETFAKHTTVQQMIQSRQACLRKLADKHVRPIQLVAPRPENPPRSKSPLFSPKHGDGLKFTFDISLPGKRASRKSPNPRKIEVIHDYQESRSCVSYSLEGEDSPDQLKRHVMRELIETERIYVEELLSVLLGYRAEMDNPALSGTLPPILRSKRDILFGNMPEIYNFHSRVFLQDLEGCLEAPEGVGACFLERKESFQMYELYCQNKPRSEALWRQFSDCAFFQECQKKLEHKLGLDSYLLKPVQRLTKYQLLLKELLKFSTDCKGTSELQEALTAMLDLLKSVNDSMHQIAITGYEGDICELGRVLMQGSFSVWISHKRGPTRMKELARFKPMQRHLFLYERALLFCKRREEHGDGSDKTPSYSFKHCLKMTAVGITENVKGDVKKFEIWYSGREEVYVVQAPTVEVKMAWLNELRRILTNQQKLLRDEAYQHGQMVGHMQISPPLSESKQQRASVSSEDTESGRSSPDPQHHSPKHQHNRRSWPGAHHSVDICEGLEEWPGGRDAFHPSDTEEEVLVQLSPGRYMALADCLQNGPDSITIKCGDVIQLQHEDNKGRWLVKNLSRRQEGFITAASLQLIIGDSSRGHSSRLGDPGNLKVRKLSSP is encoded by the exons ATGGCTTCCAACACCATGGCTGATTGCTTTTACCGGCGGGGAATACCGAAGATGCGCCGGAGCCCG GCTTCTTTTCCCGGGAACCTCCACCTGGTCTTGGTTCTCCGACCCACCAGCTTCTTCCACCGCACTGTTACCGATATTGGCTTTCGCTTCAGCCAAGAGGACTTCATGCTCAAGATGCCA GTGGTGATGCTGAGCTCTGTCACAGACCTGCTGCGCTACATCGATGAGAACCAGCTGACTTCAGAGTTTGGAGGCACTTTGGACTATTGTCATAGTGACTGGATTGTTTTACGAACA GCTATTGAAAGTTTTGCTGTAACAGTCAAAGACATTGCACAGATGCTACAGGGCTTTGGCACTGAGctggcagagacagacatgccTGATGAGGGAAAAGCCATCGAGTATCTCCTTGAGTCTCATACTGACAAGTACAGGAAGCTCAag GATGCAATCAGGTCAGTGTCAAAGGAGGGTCGTCATCTTCTCTTAAGCTTGGAGACCTCTGGGAAGGAGGGTGACTCCCAGTGGGATGTGAGGCTAGACTGGGAGACAGTACAGAG GCTTCTAGCACAGCTCAGAGACATGGAGTCAGCTTTTGATGGCTTCTTTGAGAAGCACCATCTTAAACTCCATCAGTACCTGCAGTTGCTCAGATATGAGCAAAGCTTTCAGGAG ATGGAGATGTGTCTGGACCATCTGATGACTCAAGAGAAGGAGCTTCTGATATCTGTCGACACTCTGGGTCAAACAGAACAGGCCCTCAAAAGGTTGGACAGTCTGGAATCAAATGCAAAG GAGGTGATGGCTCGGGCTCAGATCATCATCCTTCACGGACACCAGCTGTCAGCCAGTCACCACTACGCCATGGCTCTTATTATACAGCGCTGCAACGAGCTTCGCCACTACTGTGATACACTCAATGCTGCTCTGAAGACCAAACACACTCGTCTTCTGCAAACGCACCAGCTTCTGCTTTGTCTTAGACAG GCCCAAACATGGTGTGATGATGGTGCATATCTGCTGGCCAATCAGCTGGTAGATAAGTTCCAGTCTAAAGAGGGGGCCCAGGCTGCTTTGAGGGAAATTGAGAGGTTCCTGGAGGGGGCACCGTCCTTACTGAACTCAGGACCTGACATCCTAGCCATTGAGTACGAGGCTGTCATCACACCTCAGCTGCAG gCCCAGATAGGGGAAACATTTGCGAAGCATACAACAGTGCAGCAGATGATCCAGAGCCGACAGGCTTGTCTAAGGAAGCTGGCTGACAAACATGTGCGACCCATCCAACTGGTGGCCCCAAGGCCTGAAAACCCGCCACGCTCCAAGTCCCCACTCTTCTCCCCCAAACACG GTGATGGTTTGAAGTTCACATTTGACATTTCTCTGCCTGGGAAGAGAGCATCCCGAAAAAGTCCCAACCCTAGAAAa atAGAGGTGATTCATGACTACCAGGAGAGCCGGAGCTGTGTGTCATACAGTCTGGAGGGAGAGGACAGCCCAGATCAGTTGAAgcg TCATGTGATGAGAGAACTCATAGAGACAGAAAGAATTTATGTGGAAGAGCTGCTGTCAGTCCTGTTG GGTTACAGGGCTGAGATGGACAACCCAGCTCTGTCAGGGACTCTGCCCCCGATCCTGCGTAGCAAAAGAGACATCCTCTTTGGAAACATGCCTGAGATCTATAATTTTCACAGCAG GGTTTTCCTTCAGGACCTGGAAGGATGCCTGGAGGCTCCTGAAGGTGTGGGGGCTTGTTTCCTGGAGCGG AAAGAGAGTTTCCAAATGTATGAATTATACTGTCAGAATAAGCCACGCTCTGAAGCACTGTGGAGACAATTCTCAGATTGTGCCTTCTTTCAG GAGTGTCAAAAAAAGCTGGAGCACAAACTGGGACTGGATTCCTATCTGTTGAAACCAGTCCAACGCCTCACCAAataccagctgctgctgaag GAACTATTGAAATTCAGTACAGATTGCAAGGGAACATCTGAACTACAGGAGGCACTAACAGCAATGTTGGACCTCCTTAAGTCAGTCAATGACTCCATGCATCAGATAGCCATCACAGGATATGAG GGTGACATTTGCGAGCTGGGCCGTGTGTTGATGCAAGGTTCTTTCAGTGTGTGGATCAGCCATAAGAGGGGTCCCACGCGCATGAAGGAGCTGGCTCGCTTCAAGCCGATGCAGAGACACCTCTTCTTGTATGAGAGAGCTCTGCTCTTTTGCAAGCGGAGGGAGGAGCATGGAGACGGCTCTGACAAGACCCCATCTTACAGCTTTAAGCACTGTCTGAag ATGACTGCTGTGGGGATCACAGAGAATGTCAAAGGAGATGTGAAGAAGTTTGAGATCTGGTACAGTGGCAGGGAGGAAGTGTATGTGGTTCAG GCTCCTACAGTAGAAGTGAAGATGGCCTGGCTCAATGAGCTTCGCAGAATCCTGACTAACCAGCAAAAGCTACTCAGAG ATGAAGCATATCAACATGGTCAAATGGTTGGACATATGCAGATTTCTCCACCACTCTCTGAGAG CAAGCAGCAGAGGGCGTCAGTGAGctcagaggacacagagtcGGGCAGGAGCAGTCCAGACCCCCAGCATCACTCCCCTAAACACCAGCACAACCGCAGGA gttgGCCCGGAGCTCATCACTCGGTAGACATCTGCGAGGGTCTGGAGGAGTGGCCTGGAGGTCGGGACGCTTTCCACCCATCTGatacagaggaggaggttttgGTGCAACTG TCTCCGGGCAGATACATGGCTTTGGCTGACTGTCTTCAAAATGGACCAGACAGCATCACCATCAAATGTGGAGACGTCATCCAACTGCAGCATGAAGACAACAAGGGACGCTG GCTGGTGAAAAATCTGAGTCGGCGACAGGAGGGCTTCATAACTGCTGCCAGCCTGCAGCTGATTATAGGAGACAGCAGTCGAGGACACTCCTCTAGACTAGGGG ACCCAGGGAACCTGAAGGTGAGAAAGCTCAGCTCCCCGTAG
- the mcf2a gene encoding proto-oncogene DBL isoform X3, with the protein MLSSVTDLLRYIDENQLTSEFGGTLDYCHSDWIVLRTAIESFAVTVKDIAQMLQGFGTELAETDMPDEGKAIEYLLESHTDKYRKLKDAIRSVSKEGRHLLLSLETSGKEGDSQWDVRLDWETVQRLLAQLRDMESAFDGFFEKHHLKLHQYLQLLRYEQSFQEMEMCLDHLMTQEKELLISVDTLGQTEQALKRLDSLESNAKEVMARAQIIILHGHQLSASHHYAMALIIQRCNELRHYCDTLNAALKTKHTRLLQTHQLLLCLRQAQTWCDDGAYLLANQLVDKFQSKEGAQAALREIERFLEGAPSLLNSGPDILAIEYEAVITPQLQAQIGETFAKHTTVQQMIQSRQACLRKLADKHVRPIQLVAPRPENPPRSKSPLFSPKHGDGLKFTFDISLPGKRASRKSPNPRKIEVIHDYQESRSCVSYSLEGEDSPDQLKRHVMRELIETERIYVEELLSVLLGYRAEMDNPALSGTLPPILRSKRDILFGNMPEIYNFHSRVFLQDLEGCLEAPEGVGACFLERKESFQMYELYCQNKPRSEALWRQFSDCAFFQECQKKLEHKLGLDSYLLKPVQRLTKYQLLLKELLKFSTDCKGTSELQEALTAMLDLLKSVNDSMHQIAITGYEGDICELGRVLMQGSFSVWISHKRGPTRMKELARFKPMQRHLFLYERALLFCKRREEHGDGSDKTPSYSFKHCLKMTAVGITENVKGDVKKFEIWYSGREEVYVVQAPTVEVKMAWLNELRRILTNQQKLLRDEAYQHGQMVGHMQISPPLSESKQQRASVSSEDTESGRSSPDPQHHSPKHQHNRRSWPGAHHSVDICEGLEEWPGGRDAFHPSDTEEEVLVQLSPGRYMALADCLQNGPDSITIKCGDVIQLQHEDNKGRWLVKNLSRRQEGFITAASLQLIIGDSSRGHSSRLGDPGNLKVRKLSSP; encoded by the exons ATGCTGAGCTCTGTCACAGACCTGCTGCGCTACATCGATGAGAACCAGCTGACTTCAGAGTTTGGAGGCACTTTGGACTATTGTCATAGTGACTGGATTGTTTTACGAACA GCTATTGAAAGTTTTGCTGTAACAGTCAAAGACATTGCACAGATGCTACAGGGCTTTGGCACTGAGctggcagagacagacatgccTGATGAGGGAAAAGCCATCGAGTATCTCCTTGAGTCTCATACTGACAAGTACAGGAAGCTCAag GATGCAATCAGGTCAGTGTCAAAGGAGGGTCGTCATCTTCTCTTAAGCTTGGAGACCTCTGGGAAGGAGGGTGACTCCCAGTGGGATGTGAGGCTAGACTGGGAGACAGTACAGAG GCTTCTAGCACAGCTCAGAGACATGGAGTCAGCTTTTGATGGCTTCTTTGAGAAGCACCATCTTAAACTCCATCAGTACCTGCAGTTGCTCAGATATGAGCAAAGCTTTCAGGAG ATGGAGATGTGTCTGGACCATCTGATGACTCAAGAGAAGGAGCTTCTGATATCTGTCGACACTCTGGGTCAAACAGAACAGGCCCTCAAAAGGTTGGACAGTCTGGAATCAAATGCAAAG GAGGTGATGGCTCGGGCTCAGATCATCATCCTTCACGGACACCAGCTGTCAGCCAGTCACCACTACGCCATGGCTCTTATTATACAGCGCTGCAACGAGCTTCGCCACTACTGTGATACACTCAATGCTGCTCTGAAGACCAAACACACTCGTCTTCTGCAAACGCACCAGCTTCTGCTTTGTCTTAGACAG GCCCAAACATGGTGTGATGATGGTGCATATCTGCTGGCCAATCAGCTGGTAGATAAGTTCCAGTCTAAAGAGGGGGCCCAGGCTGCTTTGAGGGAAATTGAGAGGTTCCTGGAGGGGGCACCGTCCTTACTGAACTCAGGACCTGACATCCTAGCCATTGAGTACGAGGCTGTCATCACACCTCAGCTGCAG gCCCAGATAGGGGAAACATTTGCGAAGCATACAACAGTGCAGCAGATGATCCAGAGCCGACAGGCTTGTCTAAGGAAGCTGGCTGACAAACATGTGCGACCCATCCAACTGGTGGCCCCAAGGCCTGAAAACCCGCCACGCTCCAAGTCCCCACTCTTCTCCCCCAAACACG GTGATGGTTTGAAGTTCACATTTGACATTTCTCTGCCTGGGAAGAGAGCATCCCGAAAAAGTCCCAACCCTAGAAAa atAGAGGTGATTCATGACTACCAGGAGAGCCGGAGCTGTGTGTCATACAGTCTGGAGGGAGAGGACAGCCCAGATCAGTTGAAgcg TCATGTGATGAGAGAACTCATAGAGACAGAAAGAATTTATGTGGAAGAGCTGCTGTCAGTCCTGTTG GGTTACAGGGCTGAGATGGACAACCCAGCTCTGTCAGGGACTCTGCCCCCGATCCTGCGTAGCAAAAGAGACATCCTCTTTGGAAACATGCCTGAGATCTATAATTTTCACAGCAG GGTTTTCCTTCAGGACCTGGAAGGATGCCTGGAGGCTCCTGAAGGTGTGGGGGCTTGTTTCCTGGAGCGG AAAGAGAGTTTCCAAATGTATGAATTATACTGTCAGAATAAGCCACGCTCTGAAGCACTGTGGAGACAATTCTCAGATTGTGCCTTCTTTCAG GAGTGTCAAAAAAAGCTGGAGCACAAACTGGGACTGGATTCCTATCTGTTGAAACCAGTCCAACGCCTCACCAAataccagctgctgctgaag GAACTATTGAAATTCAGTACAGATTGCAAGGGAACATCTGAACTACAGGAGGCACTAACAGCAATGTTGGACCTCCTTAAGTCAGTCAATGACTCCATGCATCAGATAGCCATCACAGGATATGAG GGTGACATTTGCGAGCTGGGCCGTGTGTTGATGCAAGGTTCTTTCAGTGTGTGGATCAGCCATAAGAGGGGTCCCACGCGCATGAAGGAGCTGGCTCGCTTCAAGCCGATGCAGAGACACCTCTTCTTGTATGAGAGAGCTCTGCTCTTTTGCAAGCGGAGGGAGGAGCATGGAGACGGCTCTGACAAGACCCCATCTTACAGCTTTAAGCACTGTCTGAag ATGACTGCTGTGGGGATCACAGAGAATGTCAAAGGAGATGTGAAGAAGTTTGAGATCTGGTACAGTGGCAGGGAGGAAGTGTATGTGGTTCAG GCTCCTACAGTAGAAGTGAAGATGGCCTGGCTCAATGAGCTTCGCAGAATCCTGACTAACCAGCAAAAGCTACTCAGAG ATGAAGCATATCAACATGGTCAAATGGTTGGACATATGCAGATTTCTCCACCACTCTCTGAGAG CAAGCAGCAGAGGGCGTCAGTGAGctcagaggacacagagtcGGGCAGGAGCAGTCCAGACCCCCAGCATCACTCCCCTAAACACCAGCACAACCGCAGGA gttgGCCCGGAGCTCATCACTCGGTAGACATCTGCGAGGGTCTGGAGGAGTGGCCTGGAGGTCGGGACGCTTTCCACCCATCTGatacagaggaggaggttttgGTGCAACTG TCTCCGGGCAGATACATGGCTTTGGCTGACTGTCTTCAAAATGGACCAGACAGCATCACCATCAAATGTGGAGACGTCATCCAACTGCAGCATGAAGACAACAAGGGACGCTG GCTGGTGAAAAATCTGAGTCGGCGACAGGAGGGCTTCATAACTGCTGCCAGCCTGCAGCTGATTATAGGAGACAGCAGTCGAGGACACTCCTCTAGACTAGGGG ACCCAGGGAACCTGAAGGTGAGAAAGCTCAGCTCCCCGTAG
- the mcf2a gene encoding proto-oncogene DBL isoform X1, with protein MGPASLQEESESEKEPKVEMESYRYLLQAGSQLESTLQQVTVPVSMKEVGGYIEKQVAYLSGGRGEDSSVIITLPECSAFSDIPEEALAKVFTYLTLIPRTRQPGVKFIIILDRRLDTWASIKTALARIAASFPGNLHLVLVLRPTSFFHRTVTDIGFRFSQEDFMLKMPVVMLSSVTDLLRYIDENQLTSEFGGTLDYCHSDWIVLRTAIESFAVTVKDIAQMLQGFGTELAETDMPDEGKAIEYLLESHTDKYRKLKDAIRSVSKEGRHLLLSLETSGKEGDSQWDVRLDWETVQRLLAQLRDMESAFDGFFEKHHLKLHQYLQLLRYEQSFQEMEMCLDHLMTQEKELLISVDTLGQTEQALKRLDSLESNAKEVMARAQIIILHGHQLSASHHYAMALIIQRCNELRHYCDTLNAALKTKHTRLLQTHQLLLCLRQAQTWCDDGAYLLANQLVDKFQSKEGAQAALREIERFLEGAPSLLNSGPDILAIEYEAVITPQLQAQIGETFAKHTTVQQMIQSRQACLRKLADKHVRPIQLVAPRPENPPRSKSPLFSPKHGDGLKFTFDISLPGKRASRKSPNPRKIEVIHDYQESRSCVSYSLEGEDSPDQLKRHVMRELIETERIYVEELLSVLLGYRAEMDNPALSGTLPPILRSKRDILFGNMPEIYNFHSRVFLQDLEGCLEAPEGVGACFLERKESFQMYELYCQNKPRSEALWRQFSDCAFFQECQKKLEHKLGLDSYLLKPVQRLTKYQLLLKELLKFSTDCKGTSELQEALTAMLDLLKSVNDSMHQIAITGYEGDICELGRVLMQGSFSVWISHKRGPTRMKELARFKPMQRHLFLYERALLFCKRREEHGDGSDKTPSYSFKHCLKMTAVGITENVKGDVKKFEIWYSGREEVYVVQAPTVEVKMAWLNELRRILTNQQKLLRDEAYQHGQMVGHMQISPPLSESKQQRASVSSEDTESGRSSPDPQHHSPKHQHNRRSWPGAHHSVDICEGLEEWPGGRDAFHPSDTEEEVLVQLSPGRYMALADCLQNGPDSITIKCGDVIQLQHEDNKGRWLVKNLSRRQEGFITAASLQLIIGDSSRGHSSRLGDPGNLKVRKLSSP; from the exons ATGGGCCCAGCCTCATTGCAGGAGGAGAGTGAGTCGGAGAAAGAGCCCAAGGTTGAGATGGAGAGCTACCGGTACCTTCTGCAGGCTGGCTCCCAGCTAGAGAGCACTCTGCAGC AGGTGACTGTCCCTGTAAGCATGAAGGAGGTGGGAGGCTACATAGAGAAACAGGTGGCATACCTATCAG ggGGCCGTGGGGAAGACTCCAGTGTCATCATCACCCTCCCAGAATGCTCTGCTTTCAGTGACATTCCAGAGGAAGCTTTAGCCAAAGTCTTTACATACCTCACTCTCATCCCTCG AACGAGGCAACCCGGAGTAAAATTTATCATCATTTTAGACCGGAGACTGGATACATGGGCCTCTATCAAAACTGCACTTGCCAGGATAGCA GCTTCTTTTCCCGGGAACCTCCACCTGGTCTTGGTTCTCCGACCCACCAGCTTCTTCCACCGCACTGTTACCGATATTGGCTTTCGCTTCAGCCAAGAGGACTTCATGCTCAAGATGCCA GTGGTGATGCTGAGCTCTGTCACAGACCTGCTGCGCTACATCGATGAGAACCAGCTGACTTCAGAGTTTGGAGGCACTTTGGACTATTGTCATAGTGACTGGATTGTTTTACGAACA GCTATTGAAAGTTTTGCTGTAACAGTCAAAGACATTGCACAGATGCTACAGGGCTTTGGCACTGAGctggcagagacagacatgccTGATGAGGGAAAAGCCATCGAGTATCTCCTTGAGTCTCATACTGACAAGTACAGGAAGCTCAag GATGCAATCAGGTCAGTGTCAAAGGAGGGTCGTCATCTTCTCTTAAGCTTGGAGACCTCTGGGAAGGAGGGTGACTCCCAGTGGGATGTGAGGCTAGACTGGGAGACAGTACAGAG GCTTCTAGCACAGCTCAGAGACATGGAGTCAGCTTTTGATGGCTTCTTTGAGAAGCACCATCTTAAACTCCATCAGTACCTGCAGTTGCTCAGATATGAGCAAAGCTTTCAGGAG ATGGAGATGTGTCTGGACCATCTGATGACTCAAGAGAAGGAGCTTCTGATATCTGTCGACACTCTGGGTCAAACAGAACAGGCCCTCAAAAGGTTGGACAGTCTGGAATCAAATGCAAAG GAGGTGATGGCTCGGGCTCAGATCATCATCCTTCACGGACACCAGCTGTCAGCCAGTCACCACTACGCCATGGCTCTTATTATACAGCGCTGCAACGAGCTTCGCCACTACTGTGATACACTCAATGCTGCTCTGAAGACCAAACACACTCGTCTTCTGCAAACGCACCAGCTTCTGCTTTGTCTTAGACAG GCCCAAACATGGTGTGATGATGGTGCATATCTGCTGGCCAATCAGCTGGTAGATAAGTTCCAGTCTAAAGAGGGGGCCCAGGCTGCTTTGAGGGAAATTGAGAGGTTCCTGGAGGGGGCACCGTCCTTACTGAACTCAGGACCTGACATCCTAGCCATTGAGTACGAGGCTGTCATCACACCTCAGCTGCAG gCCCAGATAGGGGAAACATTTGCGAAGCATACAACAGTGCAGCAGATGATCCAGAGCCGACAGGCTTGTCTAAGGAAGCTGGCTGACAAACATGTGCGACCCATCCAACTGGTGGCCCCAAGGCCTGAAAACCCGCCACGCTCCAAGTCCCCACTCTTCTCCCCCAAACACG GTGATGGTTTGAAGTTCACATTTGACATTTCTCTGCCTGGGAAGAGAGCATCCCGAAAAAGTCCCAACCCTAGAAAa atAGAGGTGATTCATGACTACCAGGAGAGCCGGAGCTGTGTGTCATACAGTCTGGAGGGAGAGGACAGCCCAGATCAGTTGAAgcg TCATGTGATGAGAGAACTCATAGAGACAGAAAGAATTTATGTGGAAGAGCTGCTGTCAGTCCTGTTG GGTTACAGGGCTGAGATGGACAACCCAGCTCTGTCAGGGACTCTGCCCCCGATCCTGCGTAGCAAAAGAGACATCCTCTTTGGAAACATGCCTGAGATCTATAATTTTCACAGCAG GGTTTTCCTTCAGGACCTGGAAGGATGCCTGGAGGCTCCTGAAGGTGTGGGGGCTTGTTTCCTGGAGCGG AAAGAGAGTTTCCAAATGTATGAATTATACTGTCAGAATAAGCCACGCTCTGAAGCACTGTGGAGACAATTCTCAGATTGTGCCTTCTTTCAG GAGTGTCAAAAAAAGCTGGAGCACAAACTGGGACTGGATTCCTATCTGTTGAAACCAGTCCAACGCCTCACCAAataccagctgctgctgaag GAACTATTGAAATTCAGTACAGATTGCAAGGGAACATCTGAACTACAGGAGGCACTAACAGCAATGTTGGACCTCCTTAAGTCAGTCAATGACTCCATGCATCAGATAGCCATCACAGGATATGAG GGTGACATTTGCGAGCTGGGCCGTGTGTTGATGCAAGGTTCTTTCAGTGTGTGGATCAGCCATAAGAGGGGTCCCACGCGCATGAAGGAGCTGGCTCGCTTCAAGCCGATGCAGAGACACCTCTTCTTGTATGAGAGAGCTCTGCTCTTTTGCAAGCGGAGGGAGGAGCATGGAGACGGCTCTGACAAGACCCCATCTTACAGCTTTAAGCACTGTCTGAag ATGACTGCTGTGGGGATCACAGAGAATGTCAAAGGAGATGTGAAGAAGTTTGAGATCTGGTACAGTGGCAGGGAGGAAGTGTATGTGGTTCAG GCTCCTACAGTAGAAGTGAAGATGGCCTGGCTCAATGAGCTTCGCAGAATCCTGACTAACCAGCAAAAGCTACTCAGAG ATGAAGCATATCAACATGGTCAAATGGTTGGACATATGCAGATTTCTCCACCACTCTCTGAGAG CAAGCAGCAGAGGGCGTCAGTGAGctcagaggacacagagtcGGGCAGGAGCAGTCCAGACCCCCAGCATCACTCCCCTAAACACCAGCACAACCGCAGGA gttgGCCCGGAGCTCATCACTCGGTAGACATCTGCGAGGGTCTGGAGGAGTGGCCTGGAGGTCGGGACGCTTTCCACCCATCTGatacagaggaggaggttttgGTGCAACTG TCTCCGGGCAGATACATGGCTTTGGCTGACTGTCTTCAAAATGGACCAGACAGCATCACCATCAAATGTGGAGACGTCATCCAACTGCAGCATGAAGACAACAAGGGACGCTG GCTGGTGAAAAATCTGAGTCGGCGACAGGAGGGCTTCATAACTGCTGCCAGCCTGCAGCTGATTATAGGAGACAGCAGTCGAGGACACTCCTCTAGACTAGGGG ACCCAGGGAACCTGAAGGTGAGAAAGCTCAGCTCCCCGTAG
- the f9a gene encoding coagulation factor IXa has translation MALFSSSSFFLCLLLLDFQLSYGAPAPASGPVFLSSQAAVNVLQRHKRYNYGMFEELMEGDLERECIEEICVLEEAREIFENDEKTMAFWARYIDGNQCESNPCLNQGSCQDHLGYYTCSCTPGFTGRNCGIAIAKRCDVNNGDCMHFCETKATVGAKCSCATGYRLMKDGLNCEPAVEFPCGRTALTTLRSALSRSLLKKSASLPTTSLTSINSTTSPPSTPASTTALFPATNVSVKKQPLENVSLWVHSDTEAPTKVPITVRKRIVGGEVVIPGEIPWQVALIARPSGHLFCGGSILSERWVITAAHCLVEGQGSFFIRVGEHNIYIHEDTEQDYEVKETRIHPRYNASVSLYNHDIALIFLESPIIFSTTVRPICIGPKAFIEDLVKASSPAMVSGWGRTRFLGLTADTLQKVEVPFTDRTECKDSSSNRITPVMFCAGYYDEAKDACQGDSGGPHANSIHDTWFLTGIVSWGEECAKVGKYGVYTRVSLYYSWIKHIISPNPTSRRMVFDVEDPDP, from the exons ATGGcactattttcttcttcttcttttttcttatgtttGCTGCTTTTGGACTTTCAGCTGAGCTATGGAG CCCCGGCTCCAGCCTCAGGCCCAGTGTTCCTGTCCAGTCAGGCAGCTGTCAACgttctgcagagacacaaacgCTATAACTATGGTATGTTTGAGGAGTTGATGGAAGGCGACTTGGAGAGAGAGTGTATTGAGGAAATATGTGTCTTGGAAGAGGCCAGGGAGATCTTTGAGAATGATGAAAAGACG ATGGCGTTCTGGGCACGGTATATAG ATGGCAATCAATGTGAATCAAACCCATGTCTGAACCAGGGGTCATGCCAAGACCACCTTGGCTATTACACCTGCTCATGTACACCAGGCTTCACTGGCAGGAACTGTGGGATTG ctaTAGCAAAAAGGTGTGATGTGAACAACGGAGATTGCATGCACTTCTGTGAGACAAAGGCAACCGTTGGAGCAAAATGCTCCTGTGCGACAGGATACAGGCTTATGAAGGACGGGCTGAACTGTGAACCAGCAG TTGAATTTCCATGTGGCAGAACCGCCCTGACAACATTGCGTTCAGCATTATCAAGGTCTCTGCTTAAAAAGAGTGCAAGCCTGCCTACTACTTCACTAACCAGCATCAACTCTACCACATCACCTCCCTCGACTCCAGCCAGTACTACAGCCCTATTTCCAGCCACGAAtgtctctgtaaaaaaacagcCACTAGAGAATGTGTCCCTGTGGGTCCACAGTGACACTGAGGCCCCCACTAAGGTGCCGATTACAGTTCGTAAGCGCATTGTGGGTGGAGAGGTGGTAATACCAGGAGAGATCCCATGGCAG GTAGCCTTGATAGCACGTCCCAGTGGTCATCTGTTCTGTGGAGGTTCCATTCTCAGTGAACGCTGGGTTATCACTGCTGCTCACTGCCTGGTGGAAGGACAAGGCTCCTTCTTCATCAGAGTAG GAGAGCATAACATCTACATCCACGAGGACACAGAGCAGGATTATGAAGTGAAGGAGACACGCATACACCCACGCTACAACGCCAGTGTGAGCTTGTACAACCATGACATTGCCCTCATTTTCCTCGAAAGCCCTATCATTTTCTCAACAACAGTTCGACCCATCTGCATAGGGCCGAAGGCTTTCATTGAGGACCTTGTGAAGGCGTCTTCCCCAGCTATGGTCAGTGGCTGGGGACGAACACGCTTCCTTGGATTAACGGCTGACACTTTGCAGAAGGTCGAAGTTCCCTTCACAGATCGGACAGAGTGTAAAGACAGCAGCAGTAACAGAATCACTCCTGTCATGTTCTGTGCAGGATACTATGATGAGGCCAAAGATGCCTGTCAGGGGGACAGTGGAGGTCCTCACGCAAACAGCATTCATGATACGTGGTTCTTGACTGGCATCGTGAGCTGGGGGGAAGAATGCGCAAAGGTTGGGAAATATGGTGTGTACACTCGGGTCTCCCTTTATTACAGCTGGATAAAACATATTATTAGCCCTAACCCTACTTCACGCAGGATGGTATTTGATGTGGAAGACCCTGACCCTTAA